The following are encoded together in the Desulfococcus multivorans genome:
- a CDS encoding TrpB-like pyridoxal phosphate-dependent enzyme, giving the protein MEPRKILLNEDEMPRQWYNILADIKINPPLGPDGTPLTPETLAPVFPMNLIEQEVSTDRWIDIPEPVLEVLAIWRPAPLVRARSLEKALGTPARIYYKNESLSPPGSHKPNTAVPQVYYNKVFGIERMTTETGAGQWGSALSFACAQFGMQCKVYMVRISFDQKPYRKAMMETWGGQCVASPSTETRAGREALERDPDTPGSLGIAISEAIEAAVADETGKTRYSLGSVLNHVMLHQTIIGLEAKRQFEKIGEYPDIIIGCAGGGSNFAGLAFPFVLDKINGKDIDIIPVEPAACPTLTKAPFVYDHGDTARYTPLLPMHSLGHAFIPPPIHTGGLRYHGMAPTVSQIVTEGIATPKAVTQIQALEAGVLAARTEGIIPAPETTHALACVVSEALKAKAEGKEKVIVFSWSGHGLLDLTAYEKFLSGQLTNYVLTDEEIERSERIFENFPKPTLLKSR; this is encoded by the coding sequence ATGGAACCCAGAAAAATTCTTCTAAACGAAGATGAAATGCCCCGCCAATGGTACAATATTCTTGCGGACATCAAGATAAATCCTCCATTGGGACCCGACGGCACCCCCCTCACGCCGGAAACTCTGGCACCGGTTTTCCCAATGAACCTGATCGAGCAGGAGGTCAGCACCGATCGGTGGATCGACATTCCCGAACCCGTCCTGGAGGTTTTGGCCATATGGCGTCCTGCGCCCCTGGTTCGAGCACGATCCCTGGAAAAGGCTCTGGGAACGCCCGCCCGCATTTACTACAAGAACGAAAGCCTGAGCCCCCCGGGAAGTCACAAACCCAACACGGCGGTGCCTCAGGTATACTACAACAAGGTGTTCGGCATCGAGCGGATGACCACCGAGACCGGCGCGGGACAGTGGGGAAGCGCGCTCTCCTTTGCATGCGCCCAGTTCGGAATGCAGTGCAAGGTCTACATGGTCCGCATCAGCTTCGATCAGAAGCCCTATCGAAAGGCCATGATGGAAACCTGGGGTGGACAATGCGTGGCCAGTCCCAGTACAGAGACCCGGGCCGGAAGAGAGGCCCTGGAACGGGATCCCGACACGCCCGGTAGCCTCGGCATCGCCATCAGCGAAGCCATCGAGGCGGCCGTCGCCGACGAAACCGGAAAGACCCGCTATTCACTCGGGAGCGTGCTCAACCACGTCATGCTTCACCAGACCATCATCGGACTCGAAGCCAAACGGCAATTTGAAAAAATCGGAGAATATCCCGATATTATCATTGGATGTGCCGGCGGCGGCAGCAATTTCGCAGGACTCGCATTTCCCTTCGTCCTCGACAAAATCAACGGCAAAGACATCGATATTATTCCTGTGGAACCCGCAGCCTGCCCTACCCTGACCAAGGCGCCCTTTGTCTACGACCACGGCGATACGGCACGTTACACGCCGCTTCTGCCAATGCACAGCCTCGGACATGCATTCATTCCGCCTCCGATTCATACCGGCGGGCTGAGGTATCACGGTATGGCACCCACCGTGAGCCAGATCGTCACCGAGGGCATCGCAACCCCTAAAGCCGTAACGCAAATTCAGGCACTGGAGGCCGGAGTGCTCGCCGCCAGAACCGAAGGGATCATCCCGGCCCCTGAAACGACCCATGCCCTGGCGTGCGTGGTCAGCGAAGCCCTTAAAGCCAAAGCAGAAGGAAAAGAAAAAGTGATCGTTTTCAGTTGGAGCGGACACGGCCTGCTGGACCTGACCGCCTATGAGAAGTTTCTATCCGGACAACTGACAAACTATGTCCTGACGGACGAGGAAATCGAGCGATCGGAGCGAATCTTCGAAAATTTTCCGAAACCCACATTGCTTAAAAGCCGATGA
- the nusB gene encoding transcription antitermination factor NusB, producing the protein MKNRRKSREAALQALYYMDIRNDISIEALTLFQRCFPQSEKIQPFFETLARGVMLNRCQIDRLIERFSSNWKISRMACVDRNVMRIALYEILFLEDIPEKVSINEAIDIGKKYGTEESGAFINGILDSAHIALKNQEIQVEAECRSAIPDRIPSVGDGIGKTDEKAEVASFSPVRGRPGVVKRRASTTTPIHDETEND; encoded by the coding sequence ATGAAAAACCGCCGAAAATCAAGAGAAGCCGCCCTGCAAGCGCTTTATTACATGGATATCCGCAACGACATCTCCATCGAGGCGCTGACGCTTTTTCAGCGATGCTTTCCGCAGTCGGAAAAAATCCAACCTTTTTTCGAAACGCTGGCCCGGGGAGTCATGCTGAACCGATGCCAGATCGACCGCCTTATCGAACGGTTTTCCAGCAATTGGAAGATCAGCCGCATGGCCTGCGTCGATCGGAATGTCATGCGGATTGCACTCTATGAAATCCTTTTCCTTGAAGATATCCCGGAAAAAGTATCCATTAACGAAGCCATCGACATCGGTAAGAAATATGGCACGGAAGAATCAGGAGCATTCATTAACGGCATTCTCGACAGCGCTCATATCGCTCTGAAAAACCAGGAGATTCAGGTCGAAGCCGAATGCCGGTCAGCCATACCCGATCGGATACCGTCGGTCGGTGACGGCATCGGAAAGACAGATGAAAAAGCAGAGGTTGCCTCTTTTTCACCGGTTCGAGGGCGGCCGGGAGTCGTGAAGCGGCGTGCATCGACAACGACGCCGATCCATGACGAAACGGAAAACGATTAA
- the ribE gene encoding 6,7-dimethyl-8-ribityllumazine synthase — translation MPNTFEGKLIAEGKRFAIVAARFNDFITDRLVGGALDALNRSGAKEADIDIVKVPGAFEIPLLAKKLAAKDRYHAIICLGAVIRGATSHYDYVCAEVSKGIAAVSMESEVPVIFGILTTDSIEQAIERAGTKAGNKGWSAAVSAIEMANLMDVVDQS, via the coding sequence ATGCCGAATACGTTCGAGGGCAAACTGATTGCGGAGGGAAAAAGATTCGCCATCGTTGCCGCCCGATTCAATGACTTCATTACCGATCGCCTGGTGGGCGGGGCCTTGGATGCGCTGAACCGCTCCGGGGCCAAGGAAGCCGACATCGATATCGTCAAGGTCCCCGGAGCCTTCGAGATACCGCTTTTGGCTAAAAAACTCGCGGCTAAGGATCGATATCACGCAATCATATGTCTTGGGGCCGTCATCCGAGGCGCCACATCCCATTACGACTACGTATGTGCCGAGGTCTCCAAGGGGATCGCCGCAGTCTCAATGGAATCGGAGGTCCCGGTCATCTTTGGCATCCTGACAACCGACAGCATCGAACAGGCCATCGAGCGGGCCGGGACCAAAGCCGGCAACAAGGGGTGGAGCGCGGCGGTCAGCGCCATCGAAATGGCCAATCTGATGGACGTCGTGGATCAGTCCTGA
- a CDS encoding bifunctional 3,4-dihydroxy-2-butanone-4-phosphate synthase/GTP cyclohydrolase II: protein MPQISIEQAIQDIKEGRMVILVDDEDRENEGDLTMAAEKVTPEAINFMAKYGRGLICLSLTGAKVDTLKLPMMVQNNTSRFETGFTVSIEAKKGVTTGISAADRATTILTAVSDDCRPEDLARPGHIFPLRARDGGVMVRVGQTEGSVDLARLAGLKPAGVICEIMDDDGTMARMPRLEQFSDEHGIGICTIADLVAYLLRNESFVRRAANTRIPTRFGGEFQIIAYENDMDQLTHIALVKGEIEPEKPILVRVHSECMTGDIFGSLRCDCSDQLHKAMEMVEKEGSGVILYLRQEGRGIGLVNKLRAYELQINHGLDTVEANRKLGFKDDLRDYGIGAQILRDLGVRKMRLMTNNPKKMVGLQGYGLSVVEQVSIEIPPNDFDRCYLECKKLKMGHLLNLDVNNR, encoded by the coding sequence ATGCCGCAAATATCTATTGAACAGGCCATTCAGGACATCAAAGAGGGTCGAATGGTCATTCTTGTTGACGATGAGGACCGTGAGAATGAGGGCGACCTCACCATGGCGGCCGAAAAAGTAACCCCTGAAGCCATCAATTTCATGGCGAAATACGGCAGGGGTTTGATCTGCCTTTCGCTGACCGGCGCCAAGGTCGACACTCTCAAATTGCCCATGATGGTGCAGAACAACACCTCCCGGTTCGAAACGGGCTTCACCGTTTCCATCGAGGCCAAAAAGGGGGTCACCACGGGGATTTCGGCGGCAGATCGCGCCACCACCATTCTGACGGCCGTTTCGGACGATTGCAGACCCGAAGATCTGGCTCGCCCCGGACACATCTTTCCCCTCCGCGCCAGGGACGGCGGGGTGATGGTGCGAGTGGGACAAACTGAAGGATCGGTGGACCTGGCCCGCCTCGCCGGTTTGAAGCCGGCGGGTGTCATCTGCGAAATCATGGATGACGACGGTACCATGGCACGGATGCCGAGACTGGAACAATTCAGCGATGAGCACGGCATCGGCATCTGTACCATTGCGGATCTGGTGGCTTACCTGCTCCGCAACGAATCCTTCGTTCGTCGTGCGGCGAATACCCGTATTCCCACCCGATTCGGCGGGGAGTTCCAGATCATCGCTTACGAAAACGATATGGACCAACTCACCCATATCGCTCTTGTCAAAGGCGAAATCGAACCTGAAAAGCCGATTCTGGTGCGCGTACACTCTGAGTGCATGACCGGTGATATCTTCGGATCCCTCCGGTGCGACTGCAGCGATCAGCTTCACAAAGCCATGGAAATGGTGGAAAAGGAAGGCTCCGGCGTCATTCTTTATCTTCGCCAGGAAGGCAGGGGGATCGGTCTGGTCAATAAACTGAGAGCATACGAACTTCAGATCAACCACGGTCTCGACACCGTCGAGGCAAATCGGAAGCTCGGGTTCAAAGACGACCTGAGGGATTACGGCATCGGTGCCCAGATTCTGAGGGACCTGGGCGTACGAAAAATGAGGCTCATGACCAACAACCCCAAAAAAATGGTCGGCCTCCAGGGCTACGGCCTCAGTGTTGTCGAACAGGTATCCATCGAGATCCCCCCCAACGATTTCGACCGATGCTACCTCGAGTGCAAAAAGCTCAAGATGGGCCATCTCTTAAACCTCGATGTCAACAACCGCTGA
- a CDS encoding riboflavin synthase produces MFTGIIEGLGTIRGIQPTGEGCRLSVEADFRLSGTRLGDSIAVNGACLTAVALDGPRFTVDVSPETLDKTTLGRARIGDRVNLERALRLSDRLDGHLVSGHIDGIGTLTDRKHRSNAVIIAFRVPPALARYMISKGSVAVDGVSLTINACTNDVFEVSIIPHTAKLTTVGMKSVGDAVNIETDIIGKYVERFVAAGRNSARTEYDDGSVDMALLARHGFL; encoded by the coding sequence ATGTTTACAGGAATCATTGAAGGACTGGGTACGATTCGCGGGATTCAGCCGACGGGCGAGGGTTGCAGGCTATCCGTCGAGGCCGATTTCAGGCTCTCGGGAACCCGCCTGGGAGACAGCATTGCCGTCAACGGCGCCTGCCTCACGGCTGTGGCTTTGGACGGACCTCGTTTTACCGTTGACGTCTCCCCTGAAACCCTTGATAAGACAACGCTGGGTCGAGCACGTATAGGGGACCGGGTTAACCTCGAGCGGGCGCTTCGACTGTCGGACCGCCTCGACGGCCACCTGGTTTCAGGCCACATCGACGGCATAGGCACGCTAACCGATCGAAAGCATCGAAGCAATGCCGTGATCATCGCCTTTCGGGTGCCTCCCGCGTTGGCCCGCTATATGATCTCCAAAGGTTCGGTGGCGGTGGACGGCGTGAGCCTGACCATCAATGCCTGCACGAACGACGTCTTCGAGGTCAGTATCATTCCTCATACCGCCAAGTTGACGACGGTGGGGATGAAATCGGTGGGGGATGCCGTAAACATCGAAACGGACATCATCGGAAAATATGTCGAGCGTTTCGTCGCCGCGGGGAGGAATTCCGCCAGAACCGAATACGACGATGGATCCGTCGACATGGCCCTTCTCGCCAGACACGGCTTTCTGTAA
- the ribD gene encoding bifunctional diaminohydroxyphosphoribosylaminopyrimidine deaminase/5-amino-6-(5-phosphoribosylamino)uracil reductase RibD, with the protein MDEERYMKMALTLARKGWGYTSPNPMVGAVVVRDGMVIGKGWHRKVGGAHAEVNAIDDAGEYARGADLYVTLEPCNHTGRTPPCTEKILAAGIGRVFVAMVDPNPRVAGGGADYLRARGVPVVIGILEDEALRLNEIFIKHVRTGRPFVILKCAATLDGRIATRTGDARWVTGEAARAHVHHMRHGVDGILVGIGTVLSDNPSLTTRLDDVRGIDPTRIILDTRLSIPEDAKVLTVASSAGAVIAAGKSAPPEKVQRLEEKGVTVLCLPCGHDGGIDLGALMDRLGEMGITSILIEGGSRVAASALKSGIADKVMFFFAPKILGGDDGFPICRGGGPALMRDCIPVRDTTVRRFGEDVMIEAYVDYDRRA; encoded by the coding sequence ATGGATGAAGAGCGCTACATGAAGATGGCCCTGACGCTGGCCCGAAAGGGCTGGGGATACACCTCCCCGAACCCGATGGTTGGGGCGGTGGTGGTCAGGGACGGCATGGTGATCGGGAAAGGCTGGCATCGAAAAGTGGGCGGCGCCCACGCCGAAGTCAATGCCATTGACGACGCGGGCGAGTACGCCAGGGGCGCCGATCTGTACGTGACCCTCGAGCCCTGCAATCATACCGGACGAACCCCTCCGTGCACGGAGAAAATTCTCGCCGCCGGAATCGGTCGGGTTTTCGTTGCCATGGTGGATCCCAACCCACGGGTTGCCGGCGGTGGGGCCGATTACCTCAGGGCCAGGGGCGTTCCCGTCGTCATCGGCATTCTTGAGGACGAGGCTTTACGCCTCAACGAAATTTTCATAAAACACGTCAGAACCGGACGCCCCTTCGTCATTCTGAAGTGCGCGGCTACGCTGGATGGACGTATCGCCACCCGAACCGGAGACGCCCGCTGGGTCACCGGCGAGGCTGCTCGCGCTCATGTTCATCACATGCGACACGGGGTGGACGGCATCCTGGTCGGCATTGGCACTGTTCTGTCCGACAACCCGAGTCTGACCACTCGATTGGACGATGTCCGCGGGATCGATCCGACCCGGATCATTCTGGACACCCGACTGTCCATCCCCGAGGACGCCAAGGTGCTGACCGTCGCATCTTCCGCCGGCGCCGTTATTGCCGCCGGAAAATCAGCGCCGCCCGAAAAAGTTCAACGCCTCGAGGAGAAAGGCGTCACGGTGCTGTGCCTGCCTTGCGGACATGACGGCGGAATCGATCTCGGGGCACTCATGGACCGACTGGGGGAGATGGGGATAACGAGCATCCTCATCGAAGGCGGCAGTCGTGTAGCGGCGTCCGCTCTGAAATCGGGAATTGCCGACAAGGTCATGTTTTTTTTCGCCCCGAAAATCCTTGGTGGGGACGATGGTTTTCCCATCTGTCGGGGCGGCGGCCCGGCGTTGATGCGCGACTGCATTCCCGTCAGGGATACAACGGTCCGCCGATTTGGCGAAGACGTGATGATCGAAGCCTATGTTGACTACGACCGACGGGCGTAA
- the nrdR gene encoding transcriptional regulator NrdR, whose protein sequence is MKCPYCGEIDNKVIDSRLGKDGNVIRRRRECLVCGRRFTTYEQIEDIPIMIIKKDGRRETFNREKVRSGIQRACEKRDISMNVIEMILDDLERDLRETDRKEIPSHTIGEKVMTRLHELDDVAYVRFASVYREFKDVNDFVAELKKLLSKEKAKQDIESDDG, encoded by the coding sequence ATGAAATGCCCTTACTGCGGTGAAATCGACAACAAGGTTATCGACTCCCGCCTCGGGAAGGACGGCAACGTTATACGGCGGCGTCGGGAATGTCTTGTCTGCGGAAGACGCTTTACGACCTACGAACAGATCGAGGACATTCCCATCATGATCATCAAAAAGGACGGGCGGCGGGAGACTTTCAACCGGGAAAAGGTTCGGTCGGGGATTCAGCGCGCATGCGAAAAACGGGATATCAGCATGAACGTCATCGAGATGATTCTGGATGACCTGGAGCGGGATCTCCGGGAGACCGACCGGAAAGAGATTCCCTCTCATACCATTGGTGAAAAAGTCATGACCCGACTGCATGAACTTGATGACGTCGCCTATGTACGTTTTGCTTCGGTTTATCGAGAATTTAAGGACGTCAACGATTTTGTGGCCGAACTCAAAAAGCTCCTGAGCAAGGAAAAGGCAAAACAGGATATCGAATCCGACGATGGATGA
- a CDS encoding deoxycytidylate deaminase, translating into MTTKDDPYRAIPERPSWIVYFMDIAVLVAKRSTCLRRAVGAIIVKDKRILSTGYNGAPSGLAHCRETGCLREQLNVPSGERHELCRGIHAEQNAIIQAAYHGVSIRNATLFCTHMPCSICAKMIINAGIRKICYLSGYADDMAEAMLREAHVTLLKVNGGPDEPGAESSDGERSEV; encoded by the coding sequence ATGACAACGAAGGATGATCCATACCGGGCAATACCCGAAAGGCCTTCATGGATCGTCTATTTCATGGATATCGCCGTCCTGGTGGCCAAGCGATCGACATGCCTTCGCCGGGCGGTAGGAGCGATCATCGTCAAGGACAAGCGAATTCTATCGACAGGGTACAACGGTGCACCCAGCGGTCTTGCTCATTGCCGGGAAACCGGATGCCTGAGGGAGCAGCTCAATGTGCCGTCCGGGGAACGTCATGAACTCTGTCGGGGTATTCATGCAGAGCAGAACGCGATTATTCAGGCGGCGTACCACGGCGTCTCCATCCGGAACGCAACCCTCTTCTGCACGCACATGCCCTGTTCCATTTGCGCGAAGATGATCATCAATGCCGGTATCAGGAAAATCTGCTATCTTTCGGGGTATGCCGACGACATGGCCGAGGCCATGTTGCGAGAGGCACATGTCACCCTGCTCAAGGTAAACGGTGGTCCCGATGAGCCGGGCGCAGAGTCAAGCGATGGGGAGCGATCCGAGGTATAG
- the glyA gene encoding serine hydroxymethyltransferase, which yields MELNVIEQTDPEIASIIAHELKRQSETIELIASENIASRAVMAAQGSVLTNKYAEGYPQKRYYGGCNFVDKAEELAIDRVMRLFDAEYANVQPHSGSQANMAVYFALLSPGDTVLGMNLAHGGHLTHGSPASFSGKLFNFVHYGVSRETGTIDYDEVARLAETHRPKMIVAGASAYPRIIRFDRFAEIARSVDAYLMVDMAHIAGLVAAGLHPSPVPYADVVTSTTHKTLRGPRGGLILSREAYAKKIAGQIFPGIQGGPLMHVIAAKAVAFKEAQSDAFRAYQEDIVRNASAMADRLTACGLRLVSNGTDNHMMLADLNPFGITGKDAERVLEQAGITVNKNAIPFETRSPFITSGIRIGTPAITSRGMKTTEMTAIADLIIEVLKSPSDPAVITRVREAVLALCRKFPIYAENGRLDDNEG from the coding sequence TTGGAGCTGAATGTCATAGAGCAAACCGATCCCGAAATCGCGAGCATCATTGCACATGAATTGAAGCGACAAAGCGAGACCATCGAATTGATCGCCTCCGAAAATATTGCCAGCCGGGCGGTGATGGCGGCACAAGGCAGCGTTCTTACCAACAAGTACGCCGAAGGCTATCCTCAGAAACGCTACTACGGCGGGTGCAACTTCGTCGACAAGGCCGAGGAATTGGCCATCGATCGCGTGATGCGCCTCTTCGACGCCGAGTACGCAAACGTTCAACCCCATTCCGGATCCCAGGCCAACATGGCGGTGTATTTTGCACTTCTGTCACCGGGAGACACGGTCCTGGGAATGAATCTGGCTCACGGCGGTCATCTGACGCACGGCAGTCCGGCGAGTTTTTCTGGAAAACTCTTCAATTTCGTGCATTACGGCGTGAGCAGGGAAACCGGAACCATCGATTACGACGAGGTTGCCCGATTGGCCGAAACGCATCGGCCCAAAATGATCGTTGCCGGTGCAAGCGCCTATCCCCGCATCATTCGTTTCGATCGTTTCGCCGAGATCGCCCGATCCGTGGATGCCTATCTCATGGTGGACATGGCCCATATAGCGGGACTGGTAGCGGCAGGACTTCACCCCTCGCCCGTTCCCTACGCGGATGTAGTGACGTCCACCACACACAAAACCTTGAGGGGGCCAAGGGGAGGGCTGATTTTGTCACGGGAGGCCTACGCCAAAAAGATCGCCGGCCAGATCTTTCCGGGTATCCAGGGCGGCCCCCTGATGCACGTCATCGCGGCCAAAGCCGTTGCGTTCAAGGAAGCCCAGAGCGACGCCTTTCGGGCCTACCAGGAAGATATCGTCAGAAATGCCAGCGCCATGGCCGATCGTCTGACGGCGTGCGGTTTGAGGCTGGTGTCGAACGGTACGGACAACCACATGATGCTGGCCGATCTCAACCCATTCGGCATCACCGGAAAAGACGCGGAACGTGTCCTGGAACAGGCCGGCATCACCGTGAATAAAAACGCTATCCCCTTTGAAACCCGCAGCCCGTTCATCACCAGCGGCATTCGTATCGGTACTCCGGCAATCACGTCACGCGGCATGAAAACCACCGAGATGACGGCCATCGCCGATCTCATTATCGAGGTGCTGAAATCCCCCTCGGATCCCGCGGTCATCACCCGGGTCCGCGAGGCGGTGCTGGCGCTCTGCAGAAAATTTCCCATATATGCGGAAAACGGCAGGCTGGATGACAACGAAGGATGA
- the rpiB gene encoding ribose 5-phosphate isomerase B — translation MDQKQSPIILGCDHAAVTLKDLLKTYLVDTAGIEVKDVGTFSTDAVDYPDFAIQVAQAVSKGRYNRGILICGTGIGMSMAANRFPHVRAALCNDIFAAKMSRRHNDANILVLGGRVIGDVLAVEILKTWLETPFEGGRHQSRLEKFDCVC, via the coding sequence ATGGACCAGAAGCAATCCCCCATCATCCTCGGGTGTGATCACGCAGCGGTGACCCTCAAGGATCTTCTCAAGACCTACCTCGTCGATACGGCGGGCATCGAGGTCAAAGACGTCGGCACCTTCAGCACGGACGCTGTCGATTACCCGGATTTCGCTATTCAAGTGGCCCAGGCCGTTTCAAAAGGACGCTATAACCGGGGCATCCTTATCTGCGGCACCGGAATCGGAATGTCCATGGCGGCAAACCGTTTTCCCCACGTCCGAGCGGCACTGTGCAACGACATCTTCGCCGCAAAGATGTCCCGGCGGCACAACGACGCGAACATTCTCGTGCTGGGAGGGCGGGTCATCGGAGACGTTTTGGCGGTGGAAATTCTGAAAACCTGGCTGGAAACCCCCTTTGAAGGCGGCCGACATCAGTCTCGACTGGAGAAGTTCGATTGTGTGTGTTAA
- a CDS encoding cyclic nucleotide-binding domain-containing protein: MKDLAVEHQRIDAYVREGRKADAVQLVFSLIVECAKAGDFSSAYALREKLFDVDAMALVEIIKSAEIIEDEKRGIIEKRHLEIWKKLYETLMPEEATTLYFALKDTIYDVGTTVFRQGFKNRRLYFVDRGELKLICRQGSEERLIRAVGPGTLAGGNTFFAVSVCTTSLVTLGPAKLRYLDHDDFVKWRHTMPSLAGKLERYFAKTAKDYELLKEQDINRRQHSRIRIPGVLNFSILNAAGVPITGIFKGSISDISLGGMSFFIKITNTILPEMLLGRRMRIGFTFSGANSDIKVAKTGIIIGVIDHLFNNYSVHLRFDRELDPLILKAAKTLQPL; the protein is encoded by the coding sequence ATGAAAGATCTTGCCGTGGAACATCAGCGCATCGATGCTTACGTCCGGGAAGGACGAAAAGCCGATGCGGTCCAATTGGTTTTCAGTCTGATCGTCGAATGCGCCAAAGCCGGGGATTTTTCCTCGGCGTATGCGCTTCGGGAAAAACTTTTTGACGTCGATGCCATGGCCCTCGTCGAAATTATCAAATCGGCCGAAATCATCGAAGATGAAAAACGTGGGATCATCGAAAAACGACACTTGGAAATCTGGAAAAAACTTTACGAAACCCTCATGCCCGAGGAGGCAACCACCCTCTATTTTGCACTCAAGGACACGATCTACGATGTCGGCACCACCGTATTTCGTCAGGGATTCAAAAACCGGCGCCTCTATTTTGTCGATCGGGGGGAACTCAAACTGATCTGTCGACAAGGGTCGGAGGAGCGGCTCATCCGCGCCGTTGGGCCGGGGACCCTTGCAGGGGGAAACACCTTTTTCGCCGTATCCGTCTGCACCACCTCGCTCGTGACCTTGGGTCCAGCCAAATTGAGATATCTCGATCACGACGATTTCGTCAAATGGCGGCATACGATGCCCTCCCTCGCCGGAAAACTGGAAAGATATTTCGCTAAAACCGCAAAAGATTACGAACTGTTGAAGGAACAGGACATCAATCGTCGGCAGCATTCCCGGATCCGTATTCCCGGCGTCCTGAATTTTTCCATTCTGAATGCGGCAGGCGTCCCCATCACCGGCATCTTCAAAGGGAGCATATCGGATATCTCACTGGGAGGCATGTCTTTTTTTATCAAGATTACCAATACGATACTCCCGGAGATGCTCCTGGGTCGCCGGATGCGGATCGGATTCACCTTTTCGGGGGCAAACAGCGACATCAAGGTTGCGAAGACGGGAATCATCATTGGCGTCATTGATCACCTCTTCAACAACTATTCCGTTCATCTCCGGTTCGACCGCGAGCTGGACCCCCTGATCCTGAAGGCAGCCAAAACCCTTCAGCCGCTTTGA